TCTATGaccactttcttctttttaacaCGTTCTCTGATGGCTAAATACTTGATGTCGATGTGCTTGCTTCGACTACCACTTTTGTGGTTCTTAGCCATAAAAACTGCAGCTGAATTGTCGCaaaatattcttaatggcctagcAATGGAATCCATAACTCTAAGCCCTGATATGAAACCTTTCAACCACACACCATGTGAGGTGACCTCAAAACAGGAAACAAACTCtgcctccatagtggaagtggCAACCAAGGTTTGTTTTGCACTCCTCCGGGATACAGCTCCGCCAGcgaacataaaaatatatcccgATGTTGATTTACGGGAATCAATGCAGCCAGCAAAGTCTGAGTCCGAGTAAGCAACTACCTCCAAGTTGTTCGTCCATCTGTACATAAGCATGTGTCCCTTTGTTCCTTGAAGATACCTCATCACCttctttgcagctctccagTGGTCCATACCGGGATTACTTTGGtatcttcccaacattcccaCAGCAAAGGCTATGTCAGGTCGAGTGCAAAcctgagcatacatcaagcttccaacagcagaagcatatggGATGTTCTTCATTTGTTCCCTTTCAAAATCATTCTTCGGGCATTGGTTTAAATTAAACCTATGACCCTTCACTatgggtgctatacttggtgaacaatctttcattcGAAACCTCTCTaagaccttattgatataggtttcttgagatagtcctaatatacctcgaggtctatctctatggatcttaatgccaatgacataagatgcttcacccatatcttttatatcaaaactcttagagagaaattgtttcacttcATATAACAACCTCttgtcattggttgcaagtaaaatatcatctacatatagcacaaggaaacaaattttgctcccactaaccttctggtatatacattgatccatgataTTCTCTTTAAAaccgaatgaagagatgacCTCATGGAatcttaagtaccattggcgggatgcttgtttcaagccatatagagACCTTTTAAGCTTGCATACCAAATGCTCACCAGCATTAAAGAAGAATCCTTttggttgtttcatgtaaaccacttcttctaattttccattgaggaacgccgttttcacatccatttgatgtaactccatatcaaaatgagcaaccaatgccaaaatagtacgaagagaatctttcttagatacaggACAAAACGTCTCCGTGTAATCGATTTCCTCTTTTTGAGTAAATCCCTTGGCAACGAGTCTAACTTTATATCTCTCTATATTGCCTAATGAAtcattcttagttttgaagacccatttacaaccaatggcctttGCACCATCAGGCAACTCAACTAAATCCCAGACTTCGTTTGATGCCATAGaattcatctcttccttcatggcattgtaccataaattagatttatcacAACTCATGGCTTGTAAAACGACTCAGATCACTTTCAGCTCCAACATTATAGTCGATTCTTGTAGATACACAATGTAGTCATTAGGAATCGTTGATTTCTTCATTCTAGTAGACCTTCTTAATGTCGCATCAACATTCTCATGATGAGTATGCTGTTCTACTAAAAGTTCAACAGTATCTGGTAATTGCTGAACAGTTTGGTCTACCGGATCAATTTCAGCTAGTTGTGGATCTTCAATGATTGGTTGCTCAGTGACCGGTTGAACTGAAGGGGCGCTGTAAATAACAACCAATCTAGTATCTGAGGTGGAATGTTGAGTATCTGAATGATCTTCTTCGAGGACAAAGTCTTTGAATTGATCGCTTCTACTAATtagatcattttcaagaaatttagcatttatTGATTCCACAAACCTAGTGatgtgagatggacaataaaatcTGTATCCTTTGGACTTTTCGGCATATCCAACGAAATACCCACTTATAGTCCTTGGATCTAACTTCTTTTCCTGTAGATTGTAGACTCTTACCTCAGATGGGCATCCCCAAACACGTAATGTCGCAAACTCGGTTTCCAACCCTTGAATAATTTAAAAGGCGTCCTTGGAACAACCTTGGTTggaactcggtttaatatgtacacaGCCGTTTTAAGAGCCTCAGTCCACAAAAACTTAGGAAGTTTAGAGTTGCTAAGCATACTCTGCACCATGTCCAATAATGTTCGGTTTCTTctttctgcaacaccattttggtcCGTGAAACCAGGCATAATGTATTGGGCAATAATCCCATGCTCTTCAAGAAACTTCGCAAATGGAccaggtgcttgtccatcttcagtgtatctaccatagTATTCTCCACCTTTATCTGATCTCACGATTTTAATTTGCTTGTCGCattgattctctacttcagttttaaataccttaaaggcatcCAGTGCTTCGTGCTTATTACGAAGCAAGTAGAGATACATGAATCATGAATAATCGtctatgaaagaaatgaagtatCTCTGACTATTTGAGTCTATATCTAGACTACAAATATctgtatgtatgatttctaatattttgtaCTCCTCTTAGCacctttctttgacttgttgGTATGTTTTCCCTTTATACAGTCCACACAAGTGTCATAATCAGTAAAATTTAGAGTATtaagtactccatcatttactaatctCTTAATTCTATCCATGAAGATATGTCCCAACCTCcggtgccacaacatagaggaattctcattcacaacacatcgttttATCCCAGCATTATCATGAACGTGCATCGCATTATTAACggcattgtcttgtaaattaattcgaaagaGACCGTAAGATAAAATaccactcccaacaatttcagatttatacgataaattgaatgttaaatctgaaaattcaaaggagtatcccaaaggtacaagttttgaaactgaaattaaattactagaaaaactaggaatataaaaggtcttttccaaaattaaaacaaaaccactacGAGAACTAATCTGcatgtcccaatagcttccacacGTGAGCGCATCTTGTTTCCTGAATAGATGCCTTGTTCACTTCTCACTGGTTTCCGCTGGTTCTGAAAACCCTGCAAGGAATTAGAAATGTGGATTGTAGAACCAGAATCAATCTACCAAGTGTTGTGACTCACATCAACCATATTAGTTTCATAACATACACATGTGAGTTGGTTACCTTTCTTTGAGCCACGCCTTAAATTTGGCGCAATCCTTCTTCATGTGCCCCTTCTTTTTACAGAAGAAGCACTTGGATTCCTTCTTAATGCCAGCTTGGGGAGGTAAAGGCATCGTACCCTTTCCCTTTTGCTTGCCTTGCCCTTTATACTTATCATGTGTTGCCATATGAGCActttctcctttctccattagtagcctctcttcctcttgaacacacatggtcatgagttcattaattgaccatCTAGTGTTATGTGTGTTGTAAGAGATCTTAAATGGGGCATACTCTTGTGGGAGAGTATTTAGGATATAGTATACAAGAAATGATTCTGATATCCCAACCTCAAGA
This region of Eucalyptus grandis isolate ANBG69807.140 chromosome 8, ASM1654582v1, whole genome shotgun sequence genomic DNA includes:
- the LOC120287359 gene encoding secreted RxLR effector protein 161-like codes for the protein MKNIPYASAVGSLMYAQVCTRPDIAFAVGMLGRYQSNPGMDHWRAAKKVMRYLQGTKGHMLMYRWTNNLEVVAYSDSDFAGCIDSRKSTSGYIFMFAGGAVSRRSAKQTLVATSTMEAEFVSCFEVTSHGVWLKGFISGLRVMDSIARPLRIFCDNSAAVFMAKNHKSGSRSKHIDIKYLAIRERVKKKKVVIEHISTGLMIAYSLTKGMPPMSYKDHVSRMGIGPIM